From the genome of Deltaproteobacteria bacterium:
TCGCCTTTTTCTTCTGTTCCTCCGTGAGAATCATCATAGATTTAACCTTCACTTTCGTTCTTTTCAGAATAATCCCGTTAAGAAGACGGGAAATTTCTTCAGATTTTTCTTCTACAGCCTTCATATCGACAGGATCAGCCTCCAGGAGGGTATAAAGCTCAGTTCTGGCCACTCTCATTCTTGCCCTGTCTTCAATAAATTCCCTGTCGCATTCACTCTTTATTTGGCGCAACTTTTTTATCTGTTCATCGCTTAGTCCCAGTTTGTCTGCATTCATAATATAAAGATGGTTCTCCGGCGAGAGTTCATCACATCTGGGCACCATGCAAAAGGTGCTTCCATAAAGCAACCTGTCTTCCGCCCCGGCATTGGAAACCAATAAAGCTGCTGCAATAAAACACAGGCCATACATCCTTAATCCAAACATAAACCTTCCCCCCTTTCAAGCAGTCCGCACTTGTCACCAGCTTTCTGCTGTAACTTTTAACCCTCTCGTGACGAATCCCGGTGAGGAATACAGGTCACGTCCTACTTAAAGCATAGCATAAAAAAAGCCCGCCTCAATGGGCGGGCTTTTTTGCCTCCCTTCAAAAAAAGAAACTAACCTGAAGGTTTCCGGCTAAAAGACTTGCCGTCTCTTGCCAGAATAGTTCTGACTTTTTCCATTAGCGCTCTGCAACTGACAGGCTTCCTTAAAAAATCACCACAACCAAGCGCCGATAATCGTTTAATGAGTGAATCATCATTTATTCCTGAAACAGTACAGACAGGCACATCAATACCTCTCCTGTCCATCTCTTCAAGCAGTTCAATACCCGTCATTACGGGCATTTCAATGTCGGTGACAACAAGATGAAAGTTATTTCGCTTTATCAGGAGAGAAAGTGCATCTGCGCCATTGACTGATTCCGTGACATGGTATCCCATTTGCTGAAGCAGCAGGACAAAATACCTTCTTAGGCCTGAATCATCCTCAACTACCAGCAAATTTTTTTTCATTAGAAAACTCCCTTGTCAGTAAGAGGTTCTCACTCTGATCATCATAAACAACCTTTTCTCGCTTAAAGCAGAAAAGTAATTTCTGGATAAAGGGATATCAAAAAGAGTGCCAAGGAGCAAAAAGGCAAGGCACAAAAAAAATTACCCTTATAGGGCAATGACTTAAATAAAAAGGAATATTTCCGGAAGGAGGCAATAAAAGAAGTTTAGCATAAAGAAGGAAGGCAACATGCAACAAAAAAGTGTAACATACCATGCATCATGTTACACATTATCGTCTAACGAATGAGATACAATATTATATTTTTCTATTTTCCTGTACATGGTTATTCTGCTTACGCCGAGCGCTCTTGCTGCTTTTGCCTTGTTCCAGTTATTCTTTTCAAGCATTTCAATTATAAGCTGCCGTTCATCCCCTTCACGGGCAAGGCCCTTTAATCCTTCCGGTTGCTCAAGCTGCTGAAGTTCGGGAGGGAGGTGATCTAATGTAATCGTAGTGCTGCGGCAAAGAATAAAGGCATGTTCAATCACATGTTCAAGCTCTCTGATATTTCCATGCCAGGAGAAGTTCAGCAAGGTCCGGTTTGCTTCATCGGAAAGATCTTCAACCTCTTTGCCGAACTTTTCATTAAATTTTTTCAAAAAATGATCAATCAAAAGGGGAATATCCTCTCTTCTCTCTCTAAGAGGCGGCAACATAAGCTCCACTACTTTGAGCCTGTAGTAAAGGTCCTCACGAAATTCTCCTTTTTTTACCTTATCCCTGAGATCACGGTTTGTTGCGGCAACGACACGAACATCAACTTTTATGGCTGCCGACTCGCCAACCCGTTCAAACTCTCTCTCCTGAAGCACCCTGAGAAGTCTCAGTTGCATTCTTGAAGAAATATCACCAATTTCATCAAGAAAAAGGGTGCCTCCATTTGCCTTTTCAAAGCGACCGACCTTGTCCTTAACGGCTCCTGTAAAAGCGCCTCTCACATGACCAAAAAGCTCACTTTCAAGGAGGTCTTCCGAAAGGGCTGAACAATTTACACTGACAAAGGGCTTTCCCATACGCTCACCTTTTTCATGAAGCGCCCGGGCAACGAGTTCCTTTCCCGTACCGCTTTCACCAAGGATCAAAACGGTAGTATCTACATCAGAAAGGTCTTCTATAAGAGAAAAAACTCTCTGCATTTTCCGGCTCCCTCCGATCATATTGTGGAAGTGACGCCTTTCATTAAGGTCTCTTTCAAGCATAGCGAGACGGGTTTCATCTCTTACAACCATAACAGCGCCGGAAAAATTCCCCTGTTCATCTGCCAAAGGCGATGTCTTTACAGTAACAACCTTTCCCTGTCTTTTGCCATGACTGCACTCGAGCCGTCTCAATTCAAGGGCCTCCCTTTTGGCGATCGTTTCCTGGATGACATGGAGGCAATTTTTTTTACAGGGAAAGGTAAGATCATCAATACTTTTACCAATAATGTCTTTAGGTAAAGTACCGCAAACCTCATAAAAAGCGCTGTTGACTTCTGTAACATTCATGTCCATATCGACGGAGATGATCCCATCATCGACACTTCTGAATATAGCCTCAAGGTTCATGCGGTATTTTTCCTTCTCATCGACAAGCATTTTCTGTTTAAGGGCCATTTTTGCCACCCGGAGGAGGGTATCGCGCAAAACGGGTTTGGAAATGTAATCATAAGCGCCGAGTCTCAGCGCTTCCGATGCCGTTTCGATATCGGGCGCTCCCGTTATCATGACGACAGGACAATTGTGGCCATGGTCCATGACCGTTCTCAATAAATCTATGCCTGACTTTCCCCCCAGTATTATGTCCGTAAAAATAACGTGAAAAGAAGATTCCTTCAACCTTGCAACAGCCTCATCATAATTGACTGCCGTCGTAACATCATATCCGTCATTGACCAGAAAACGTTTGAATGTAAATCTGAGTTTTTCTTCATCATCTATAACCAGAATGCGGGGAGTCATCATTTTCTTTCCTCCTTTATGGTTCAAGTGTCTCTTTAATCGGCAAATCGACAGTTACCCGGGTATATTCACCTTCCCTGGAATCGAAAAATATATTTCCGCCATGATCATTTATGATGCCATCACTTATGCTCAGGCCAAGCCCTGTCCCTTCTTCTTCAGGCTTGGTTGTAAAAAAGGGATTGACAACCTTTCCCATTAAATTATCCGGGATCCCTG
Proteins encoded in this window:
- a CDS encoding Spy/CpxP family protein refolding chaperone, whose amino-acid sequence is MFGLRMYGLCFIAAALLVSNAGAEDRLLYGSTFCMVPRCDELSPENHLYIMNADKLGLSDEQIKKLRQIKSECDREFIEDRARMRVARTELYTLLEADPVDMKAVEEKSEEISRLLNGIILKRTKVKVKSMMILTEEQKKKARGLFSRR
- a CDS encoding sigma 54-interacting transcriptional regulator; its protein translation is MTPRILVIDDEEKLRFTFKRFLVNDGYDVTTAVNYDEAVARLKESSFHVIFTDIILGGKSGIDLLRTVMDHGHNCPVVMITGAPDIETASEALRLGAYDYISKPVLRDTLLRVAKMALKQKMLVDEKEKYRMNLEAIFRSVDDGIISVDMDMNVTEVNSAFYEVCGTLPKDIIGKSIDDLTFPCKKNCLHVIQETIAKREALELRRLECSHGKRQGKVVTVKTSPLADEQGNFSGAVMVVRDETRLAMLERDLNERRHFHNMIGGSRKMQRVFSLIEDLSDVDTTVLILGESGTGKELVARALHEKGERMGKPFVSVNCSALSEDLLESELFGHVRGAFTGAVKDKVGRFEKANGGTLFLDEIGDISSRMQLRLLRVLQEREFERVGESAAIKVDVRVVAATNRDLRDKVKKGEFREDLYYRLKVVELMLPPLRERREDIPLLIDHFLKKFNEKFGKEVEDLSDEANRTLLNFSWHGNIRELEHVIEHAFILCRSTTITLDHLPPELQQLEQPEGLKGLAREGDERQLIIEMLEKNNWNKAKAARALGVSRITMYRKIEKYNIVSHSLDDNV
- a CDS encoding response regulator → MKKNLLVVEDDSGLRRYFVLLLQQMGYHVTESVNGADALSLLIKRNNFHLVVTDIEMPVMTGIELLEEMDRRGIDVPVCTVSGINDDSLIKRLSALGCGDFLRKPVSCRALMEKVRTILARDGKSFSRKPSG